In a genomic window of Anoxybacter fermentans:
- the cas6 gene encoding CRISPR-associated endoribonuclease Cas6, producing MIFEFVSENKLVLPIHYNHILQGLIYHSFSDRTLADFLHNNGYQLNKRKFKLFSFSRLMGDFIIDNQNKQIIFESPVKFVVTSVKPVIIQDITSNIIKNNYVRIGKEHLFLKEVKFESFNVESNKMYIKMLSPVVTYKTYEANGSKKTHYYSPWEPEFEEQIKNNLLKKYELVEGKKPDNLEFSIKPLFKKETAKPNIILYRDFVIKGWSGIFELSGDLKLLKIAYDIGIGAKNSLGFGCFEILTSKSSKNSRR from the coding sequence TGATTTTTGAATTTGTTTCTGAAAATAAATTAGTTTTGCCTATTCATTATAATCATATTCTTCAGGGTTTAATTTATCATTCCTTTTCTGATAGAACTCTGGCTGATTTTTTACACAATAATGGTTATCAATTGAATAAACGAAAATTTAAGCTATTTTCTTTTTCTCGTTTAATGGGAGATTTTATTATTGATAATCAAAATAAACAAATTATTTTTGAATCACCTGTGAAGTTTGTTGTCACATCTGTAAAACCTGTAATCATACAGGATATTACTTCAAATATAATTAAAAACAATTATGTCCGTATTGGAAAAGAACATTTGTTTTTAAAAGAAGTCAAATTTGAATCTTTTAATGTTGAGAGTAACAAAATGTATATTAAAATGTTATCACCTGTAGTTACTTATAAGACTTATGAAGCCAATGGAAGCAAAAAAACCCATTATTATTCTCCCTGGGAACCGGAATTTGAAGAACAAATTAAAAATAATCTTTTGAAAAAATATGAGTTAGTAGAGGGTAAGAAACCAGATAATTTGGAATTTAGTATCAAGCCACTATTTAAAAAAGAAACTGCTAAACCAAATATAATTTTATATCGCGATTTTGTTATTAAAGGTTGGTCAGGAATTTTTGAACTCTCTGGAGACCTTAAACTATTAAAAATTGCATATGACATTGGTATTGGAGCCAAAAATTCACTTGGTTTTGGGTGTTTTGAAATTCTTACTAGTAAGTCATCTAAAAATTCTCGAAGATAA
- a CDS encoding biotin--[acetyl-CoA-carboxylase] ligase — translation MSESLRQTILKLLSEQDTYISGQELSERLGVSRTAIWKHISALKEKGYEIESIPNKGYRLLNTPNRLIPEEILRNLKTTTLGKKIVFFEEIDSTNTQAKESALDYPEGTIFLAEAQTKGRGRLGRSWSSIPGKGIWCSVLLKPSLDPTFAGQFPLLTAVAIAETFHNLGVDAKIKWPNDLLVDGKKICGILTEMGAELDRINYLVIGFGINVKHKLEDFPKEIRTIATSLEMVLKKEVDRVQLLCDILLKLEKYYFQLLKEGFEPIRKLWKEYTCTLGHEVKISRFNELPLFGKALDLNPDGSLLFELPDGQIINVHSGEIGLQ, via the coding sequence ATGTCAGAATCGCTGCGCCAGACCATTCTTAAGCTGTTATCTGAGCAGGATACATATATATCAGGGCAGGAACTATCAGAAAGATTGGGAGTTTCCCGAACTGCCATTTGGAAGCATATCAGTGCCCTTAAAGAAAAAGGGTATGAGATTGAATCTATACCCAATAAAGGGTATCGGTTATTAAATACCCCGAATAGATTGATTCCTGAAGAAATTTTGAGAAATTTAAAAACTACTACTTTGGGAAAAAAGATTGTATTTTTTGAAGAGATTGATTCTACTAATACTCAGGCCAAAGAATCTGCCTTAGATTATCCTGAAGGAACCATCTTTTTAGCTGAAGCCCAGACTAAGGGTCGGGGCCGACTTGGGCGTAGCTGGAGTTCAATACCAGGAAAGGGTATCTGGTGTTCGGTACTGTTAAAACCATCTCTTGACCCAACCTTTGCCGGTCAATTTCCACTGCTTACAGCTGTTGCTATTGCTGAAACGTTCCATAATCTAGGAGTAGATGCAAAGATCAAATGGCCCAATGATCTTTTGGTGGATGGAAAAAAAATTTGCGGTATTTTAACGGAAATGGGGGCAGAATTGGACAGGATAAATTATCTGGTTATCGGCTTTGGGATAAATGTCAAACATAAGCTTGAAGACTTTCCGAAAGAGATTCGAACTATTGCTACATCGTTGGAAATGGTACTTAAAAAGGAAGTTGATCGGGTTCAATTGCTTTGCGATATCCTTTTAAAATTGGAAAAATACTATTTCCAACTCTTAAAAGAAGGGTTTGAGCCAATTCGAAAGCTATGGAAAGAATATACCTGCACTCTAGGTCACGAGGTTAAAATTTCACGTTTTAACGAACTTCCCCTTTTTGGAAAAGCCCTTGATTTAAATCCGGATGGTTCTTTGCTTTTTGAGTTACCTGATGGTCAGATAATCAATGTTCATTCAGGAGAAATAGGACTTCAATAA
- the dusB gene encoding tRNA dihydrouridine synthase DusB, which produces MKIGNIVIENPVILAPMAGVTDLPFRQIVKKMGCGLVYTEMVSAKGLIYGNERTERLLEFEKDEIPVAIQLFGSEPEIMAKAARLVAEKKPAIIDINMGCPTPKIVKNGDGSALMKDPVLAGEIVAAMTEAVDIPITVKMRKGWDEDSVNAVELAQICVKNGAKAIAVHGRTREQFYSGKADWKIIREVKEAVDVPVIGNGDIFSPEDAVAMFEETGCDAVMIGRGCQGNPWIFKRVTHYLKTGEILPPPSYSERIKMAIEHFKRHIAYKGEEAGIPQMRKHLAWYIKGLPHCTKVKEEIFRLKSSDEIISTLRDYLGELEGDQLQKVNFSL; this is translated from the coding sequence ATGAAGATTGGAAATATAGTCATTGAAAATCCGGTGATTTTAGCACCTATGGCGGGAGTAACAGATCTACCCTTTCGACAGATTGTCAAAAAAATGGGCTGTGGTCTGGTTTATACCGAGATGGTAAGCGCAAAGGGTTTAATTTATGGCAATGAAAGGACTGAAAGACTTCTTGAGTTTGAGAAAGATGAAATTCCTGTTGCCATTCAGCTCTTTGGCTCTGAACCAGAGATTATGGCAAAAGCAGCCCGCCTGGTAGCAGAAAAAAAGCCAGCGATTATTGATATCAATATGGGTTGCCCTACTCCTAAAATAGTTAAAAATGGTGATGGTTCAGCTTTGATGAAAGATCCAGTTCTGGCTGGCGAAATTGTTGCTGCTATGACTGAGGCTGTTGATATACCCATTACTGTTAAGATGCGTAAAGGTTGGGATGAAGATAGTGTTAATGCTGTAGAACTGGCTCAAATCTGTGTTAAAAATGGTGCTAAAGCAATAGCAGTTCACGGACGAACCAGAGAACAGTTTTATTCAGGGAAAGCAGATTGGAAGATTATTCGAGAGGTAAAAGAAGCTGTAGATGTTCCTGTTATTGGTAATGGAGATATTTTTTCGCCGGAAGATGCGGTAGCTATGTTTGAAGAAACAGGCTGTGATGCTGTGATGATTGGTCGTGGCTGTCAGGGCAATCCCTGGATTTTTAAGCGGGTGACCCATTATCTTAAAACAGGTGAAATCCTGCCACCTCCTTCATATTCTGAACGGATTAAGATGGCTATCGAACATTTTAAGAGACATATTGCCTATAAAGGGGAAGAAGCTGGTATTCCTCAGATGCGCAAACACCTGGCCTGGTATATAAAGGGTTTACCTCATTGTACTAAGGTGAAAGAGGAAATCTTCCGTCTAAAGAGTTCTGATGAGATCATTTCAACTTTGCGGGATTATTTAGGGGAGTTAGAAGGTGATCAGTTGCAAAAAGTTAATTTTTCGCTTTAA
- a CDS encoding type III pantothenate kinase has product MVLVIDVGNTNTVLGVYRGDELIAYWRVASDRQKTSDEYGILFYSLLSHKGINTKDIRRIIISSVVPPLVTTLEKVCQNYFNIQPHVVGPGTKTGMNIKMDNPKEVGADRIVNAVAAYHLYGGPVIIVDFGTATTFCAVNSKGDYLGGAIAPGVGIATEALFARASKLPRIELVKPKRVIGKNTIEGMQAGIIYGFVGQVDGVVRRMQKELGEKAKVVATGGLSSLIGPESETIEIINPLLTLQGLLIIDKMNP; this is encoded by the coding sequence ATGGTTTTAGTGATTGATGTAGGGAATACTAATACTGTATTGGGGGTATATCGTGGAGATGAGTTAATTGCCTATTGGCGTGTAGCCAGTGACCGTCAAAAAACCAGTGATGAATATGGAATTCTCTTTTATAGTTTACTTTCACATAAGGGAATTAATACCAAAGATATCCGGAGGATTATCATATCAAGCGTTGTACCCCCATTGGTGACAACTTTAGAAAAGGTCTGCCAGAACTATTTTAACATTCAGCCCCATGTGGTTGGCCCTGGTACCAAAACCGGAATGAATATTAAAATGGACAATCCTAAAGAAGTAGGGGCTGACCGTATTGTGAATGCGGTAGCAGCATATCATCTGTATGGTGGTCCTGTAATTATTGTCGATTTTGGTACGGCTACTACTTTCTGTGCAGTTAATTCTAAAGGAGATTATTTGGGTGGAGCCATTGCTCCCGGTGTAGGTATTGCTACAGAGGCCCTTTTTGCCCGTGCATCCAAACTTCCAAGAATTGAGCTTGTCAAACCTAAAAGGGTTATCGGAAAAAATACTATTGAAGGGATGCAGGCGGGGATTATTTATGGCTTTGTAGGTCAGGTGGATGGTGTTGTTCGGAGGATGCAAAAGGAGCTGGGAGAGAAAGCAAAAGTTGTGGCAACTGGTGGTCTATCATCTTTGATCGGGCCCGAGTCAGAAACTATTGAAATAATCAACCCTCTATTGACCCTTCAGGGATTGTTAATTATCGATAAAATGAATCCCTAA
- a CDS encoding biotin transporter BioY, whose translation MKTKQIILTGLFAALTAVGAMITIPLPFSPVPITLQILFTLLAGIILGSRYGALSQLIYLFLGGIGLPVFAGGSGGFQALVGPTAGYLWGFVLAAFVVGLIAEHRSSLKTDIFAMLIGIILIYLPGMMGLHWIAGLSFSKAFALGVLPFIPGDLTKVLLAALIKRQLSSRVPFIFGEEG comes from the coding sequence ATGAAAACAAAACAAATTATTTTAACAGGCTTATTTGCTGCATTAACTGCAGTAGGTGCAATGATTACAATTCCATTGCCTTTTAGCCCAGTACCTATAACTTTGCAAATTCTCTTTACCTTGCTTGCTGGAATTATTCTAGGTAGCCGTTATGGTGCTTTAAGTCAGCTTATCTATTTGTTTTTGGGTGGAATCGGTCTTCCTGTTTTTGCTGGAGGTAGTGGAGGATTTCAGGCTCTTGTAGGTCCAACGGCAGGATATCTCTGGGGTTTTGTTTTGGCTGCCTTTGTAGTAGGATTGATTGCCGAACACCGTTCTTCTTTAAAAACTGATATTTTTGCCATGTTGATCGGTATAATTCTCATTTATTTGCCCGGAATGATGGGGTTACATTGGATTGCAGGATTATCTTTTTCCAAGGCATTTGCCCTGGGTGTGTTACCTTTTATCCCGGGTGATCTTACAAAAGTATTATTAGCTGCTTTGATTAAAAGGCAACTTAGCAGTAGAGTTCCTTTTATTTTTGGTGAAGAAGGTTAA